Proteins encoded together in one Marinithermus hydrothermalis DSM 14884 window:
- a CDS encoding ATP-dependent helicase, with translation MDLLRDLNPAQREAVQHYTGPALVVAGAGSGKTRTVVHRIAYLIRHRGVYPTEILAVTFTNKAAGEMKERLARMVGPAARELWVSTFHSAALRILRVYGEYIGLKPGFVVYDEDDQLALLKEVLGGLGLETRPQYARGVIDRIKNRMWSVDAFLREAEDWVGGLPKEQMAAVYQAYEARMRALGAVDFNDLLLKVIGLFEAHPEVLHRVQQRARFIHVDEYQDTNPAQYRLTRLLAGAERNLMVVGDPDQSIYGFRNADIHNILNFEKDYPDARVYRLEENYRSTEAILRVANAVIEKNALRLEKTLRPVRSGGDPVFLYRAPDHREEAAFVAREVQRLKGRGRRLDEIAVLYRTNAQSRVLEEAFRRQNLGVRIVGGVGFYERREVKDVLAYARAAVNPADDLAVKRVLNVPARGIGQTSLAKLSQLAETARVSFFEALRRAGEVLARPQAQAVQRFVALIEGLANAAYDTGPDAFLRLVLAETGYADMLRREPDGEARLENLEELLRAAREWEEQHAGTIADFLDEVALTARAEEPEGEVPAEAVTLMTLHNAKGLEFPVVFIVGVEEGLLPHRSSTARVEDLEEERRLFYVGITRAQERLYLTLSEERETYGRREAVRASRFLEDIPEAFLQPLSPFGEPLGAGREPVAVRPTRRSSAAGGFRGGEKVRHPRFGQGLVVAASGEGDRQEVTVHFAGVGLKKLLVKYAGLERIE, from the coding sequence ATGGACCTGCTTCGCGATTTGAATCCAGCCCAGCGAGAGGCTGTGCAGCACTACACCGGGCCCGCCCTCGTGGTGGCCGGGGCGGGGTCGGGGAAGACCCGCACGGTGGTGCACCGCATCGCGTACCTGATCCGGCACCGGGGGGTGTACCCCACGGAGATCCTCGCGGTGACCTTCACCAATAAGGCCGCGGGGGAGATGAAGGAACGCCTCGCCCGGATGGTGGGGCCGGCGGCGCGGGAGCTTTGGGTTTCCACCTTTCACTCGGCGGCGCTGCGGATCCTGCGCGTGTACGGGGAGTACATCGGGTTAAAGCCCGGGTTTGTTGTGTACGATGAGGACGACCAGCTCGCGCTTTTGAAGGAGGTGCTGGGGGGGTTGGGCCTCGAGACCCGCCCGCAGTACGCGCGCGGCGTGATCGACCGCATCAAGAACCGGATGTGGAGCGTGGACGCGTTTTTACGCGAGGCGGAGGATTGGGTGGGGGGACTGCCGAAGGAGCAGATGGCCGCGGTGTACCAGGCGTACGAGGCCCGCATGCGGGCGCTGGGCGCCGTGGACTTCAACGACCTGCTCCTTAAGGTGATCGGGTTGTTTGAGGCGCACCCGGAGGTCCTGCATCGCGTGCAGCAGCGGGCGCGGTTCATTCACGTGGACGAGTACCAGGACACGAACCCCGCCCAGTACCGCCTCACGCGCCTGCTCGCGGGCGCGGAACGCAACCTGATGGTGGTGGGGGATCCCGACCAGTCCATCTACGGGTTCCGCAACGCGGACATCCACAACATCCTGAACTTCGAGAAGGACTACCCGGACGCGCGCGTGTACCGCCTCGAGGAGAACTACCGTTCGACCGAGGCCATCCTGCGCGTGGCGAACGCGGTGATCGAGAAGAACGCCTTGCGCTTGGAGAAGACGCTGCGCCCGGTCCGTTCGGGCGGGGATCCGGTCTTCCTTTACCGCGCTCCGGACCACCGGGAGGAGGCGGCGTTTGTCGCGCGGGAGGTGCAGCGCCTGAAGGGGCGGGGCCGCCGCCTGGACGAGATCGCGGTCCTGTACCGCACGAACGCCCAGTCCCGCGTGCTGGAGGAGGCGTTCCGCCGGCAAAACCTCGGGGTGCGCATCGTGGGCGGCGTGGGGTTCTACGAGCGCCGCGAGGTCAAGGACGTCCTGGCCTACGCCCGCGCCGCGGTGAACCCCGCGGACGACCTGGCTGTAAAGCGCGTCCTGAACGTGCCGGCGCGCGGCATCGGCCAGACCAGCCTCGCGAAGCTCTCCCAGCTCGCCGAAACGGCCCGCGTGAGCTTCTTCGAGGCCCTGCGCCGCGCCGGGGAGGTCCTCGCCCGCCCGCAGGCCCAGGCCGTGCAGCGGTTCGTGGCGCTCATCGAGGGCCTCGCGAACGCCGCTTACGACACCGGTCCCGACGCCTTCCTCCGCCTGGTGCTGGCGGAGACCGGGTACGCCGATATGCTGCGCCGGGAGCCCGACGGGGAGGCGCGGCTCGAGAACCTCGAGGAACTCCTCCGCGCCGCGCGGGAGTGGGAGGAGCAGCACGCGGGCACGATCGCAGACTTCCTGGACGAGGTCGCCCTCACCGCCCGGGCCGAGGAGCCTGAGGGGGAGGTGCCCGCGGAGGCCGTGACCCTCATGACGCTGCACAACGCGAAAGGCCTCGAGTTCCCCGTGGTCTTCATCGTCGGGGTGGAGGAGGGGTTGTTGCCGCACCGTTCCTCCACCGCGCGCGTGGAGGACCTCGAGGAGGAACGCCGCCTCTTCTACGTGGGCATCACCCGCGCGCAAGAGCGGCTGTACCTCACCCTCTCCGAGGAGCGCGAGACCTACGGGCGCCGGGAGGCCGTGCGGGCGAGCCGGTTCTTGGAGGACATCCCTGAGGCGTTCCTCCAGCCGCTCTCGCCGTTCGGGGAGCCCCTCGGCGCGGGGCGCGAGCCGGTGGCTGTACGCCCAACGCGCCGCTCAAGCGCCGCGGGCGGGTTCCGCGGGGGGGAGAAGGTGCGGCACCCCCGGTTTGGCCAGGGCCTGGTGGTGGCGGCCTCGGGAGAGGGGGACCGCCAGGAGGTGACGGTGCACTTCGCGGGAGTCGGGCTGAAGAAGCTCTTGGTGAAGTACGCGGGCTTGGAGCGGATAGAATAA
- the thiI gene encoding tRNA uracil 4-sulfurtransferase ThiI: MTLLVHYHEIGLKGKNRARFEQILLQRIRDALAGTGARVSRLTGRILVREVPEAQLEEVERRLERVFGIAYFAVVREVPIDFDGIARVGLELLPEDTTSFRVSAKRANKRLPFTSPEAERAIGARIVRATGLPVRLKGADVEVHVEFFEEVAWVYTSRTRRAGPGGLPVGASGKVVVLLSGGIDSPVAAWRMMKRGARAVFVHFHSYPHTDYYSAVKSKKTVEVLADWQGESKLYLVPLAKVQEEIFARCPERYRTLLYRRFMLRIAEAIAEQEDAKALVTGDALGQVASQTLENMHAVGRAVRMLVLRPLVGMDKTEVIEAAKRIGTYEISILPQQDCCSFLEPKRPATRSTPEDLDRAEAALDIPALVRLALEGAEVLRIPPSHLRSAADGQDPEAPAKLLT; the protein is encoded by the coding sequence ATGACCCTTCTGGTGCACTACCACGAGATCGGCCTAAAGGGCAAGAACCGCGCGCGGTTCGAGCAGATCCTGCTGCAGCGCATCCGGGACGCGCTCGCGGGGACCGGGGCGCGGGTCTCGCGCCTGACCGGGCGCATCCTGGTGCGTGAGGTGCCCGAGGCGCAGCTCGAGGAGGTCGAGCGGCGGCTGGAGCGCGTGTTCGGCATCGCGTACTTCGCGGTGGTGCGGGAGGTGCCGATCGATTTCGATGGGATCGCGCGGGTGGGGCTCGAGCTGCTGCCTGAGGATACGACGAGTTTCCGCGTGAGCGCGAAGCGGGCGAACAAGCGCCTGCCGTTCACCTCGCCGGAGGCGGAGCGGGCGATCGGGGCGCGTATCGTGCGCGCGACGGGGCTGCCGGTTCGGCTCAAGGGCGCGGACGTGGAGGTGCACGTGGAGTTCTTCGAGGAGGTGGCTTGGGTCTACACCTCGCGCACGCGTCGTGCGGGGCCTGGCGGGCTGCCTGTGGGGGCCTCGGGCAAGGTGGTGGTGCTGCTCTCGGGTGGGATTGACTCTCCGGTCGCGGCGTGGCGCATGATGAAGCGCGGCGCGCGGGCGGTGTTCGTGCACTTTCACTCGTACCCGCACACCGATTACTACTCCGCCGTGAAGAGCAAGAAGACGGTGGAGGTGCTGGCCGACTGGCAGGGGGAATCCAAGCTGTACCTGGTGCCGCTCGCGAAAGTGCAGGAGGAGATCTTCGCGCGTTGTCCTGAGCGTTACCGGACCCTCCTCTACCGGCGGTTCATGCTGCGCATCGCGGAAGCGATCGCGGAGCAGGAGGACGCGAAGGCGCTCGTCACAGGGGATGCGTTGGGCCAGGTGGCGAGCCAGACCCTGGAGAACATGCACGCCGTGGGGCGGGCGGTCCGGATGCTGGTGCTGCGCCCCTTGGTCGGGATGGATAAGACCGAGGTCATCGAGGCCGCAAAGCGGATCGGGACCTACGAGATCTCGATCCTGCCCCAGCAGGACTGCTGCAGCTTCCTGGAACCGAAACGCCCCGCGACGCGCAGCACGCCGGAGGACCTGGACCGGGCGGAGGCCGCGCTGGATATTCCCGCCCTGGTGCGGCTCGCGCTAGAGGGCGCGGAGGTGCTCCGTATCCCTCCGAGCCACCTGCGGTCCGCCGCGGACGGTCAGGATCCCGAAGCGCCGGCCAAACTGCTCACATAA
- a CDS encoding ABC transporter ATP-binding protein, giving the protein MVQLQVKDVTLTFGGLNALSGVTLSVNQGELVSVIGPNGAGKSSLLNCISGFYHPTRGEITFEGHDLTHASPHQITRYGIARAFQNIELFSGLSVLENLMLARHTYLRYNLLHAALFFGRAQAEEVENRRVVEDVIDFMELEPYRKALVGNLPYGVRKRVEVARALALEPKLLLLDEPMAGMTLEEKEDMVRFILDIRAERGTTIILIEHDLGVVMDISDRVYVLDFGEVIAEGPPEVVAQNPRVLEAYVGGAV; this is encoded by the coding sequence TTGGTGCAATTGCAGGTCAAGGACGTGACCTTAACCTTCGGCGGTTTAAACGCCCTAAGCGGCGTCACGCTCTCCGTGAATCAGGGCGAGCTCGTCTCCGTGATCGGGCCCAACGGAGCGGGCAAATCCAGCCTGCTCAACTGCATCTCCGGTTTTTACCACCCCACCCGCGGGGAGATCACCTTCGAAGGCCACGACCTCACCCACGCCTCCCCGCACCAGATCACCCGCTACGGCATCGCCCGCGCCTTCCAGAACATCGAGCTCTTCAGCGGTCTCTCCGTACTGGAGAACCTCATGCTCGCCCGCCACACCTACCTCCGCTACAACCTCCTCCACGCCGCCCTCTTCTTCGGCCGGGCCCAAGCCGAAGAAGTCGAGAACCGCCGCGTCGTCGAGGACGTCATCGACTTCATGGAGCTCGAGCCCTACCGCAAAGCCCTCGTGGGGAACCTGCCCTACGGCGTGCGGAAACGCGTCGAGGTCGCCCGCGCCCTGGCCCTCGAGCCTAAACTCCTCCTCCTGGACGAGCCCATGGCCGGCATGACCCTCGAGGAGAAGGAGGACATGGTGCGCTTCATCCTCGACATCCGCGCCGAGCGCGGCACCACGATCATCCTGATCGAGCACGACCTGGGCGTGGTCATGGACATCTCCGACCGGGTGTACGTCCTGGACTTCGGCGAGGTAATCGCCGAAGGTCCCCCGGAAGTGGTGGCGCAGAACCCGCGGGTCCTCGAGGCGTACGTGGGAGGGGCGGTATGA
- a CDS encoding lipocalin-like domain-containing protein, producing MRKTFLLALLGLAACAPRLVGVDPSRPPDPTDWSPRPAPLEWWYVAAYLPEERLAIQWAAFKAYTPPELPLAFVAPGPYFAMHLAVTDLEADRFLFNERTDFPWGYAEVQARPLSIALDGWRFAEEDGRFILRAGALELVLTPEKPPVVHPPGYSGTAQTGRMYYTSYTRVRLEGRWGARPLAGVAWMDHQWGVQRSGTAATWDWFGLHLSDGSEVMLYRVKDAAGRVVQLAGSRVDANGRVQALEGLEMRPLTRWASPSGRVYVVGWRVLARGLDLVLRPERLEQEILSRTTRVAYWEGPVVGEGAWNGTRVRAWGMGEFVAGSYDPSAMPLFGDAP from the coding sequence ATGCGCAAAACCTTCCTCCTGGCCCTCCTCGGGCTTGCGGCGTGCGCGCCGCGCCTCGTGGGCGTGGATCCCAGCCGCCCCCCCGACCCCACCGACTGGAGCCCACGCCCCGCACCCCTCGAGTGGTGGTACGTCGCGGCCTACCTGCCGGAGGAACGGCTCGCGATCCAGTGGGCGGCCTTCAAGGCCTACACCCCGCCGGAACTGCCCCTCGCCTTCGTCGCGCCCGGACCGTACTTCGCGATGCACCTGGCCGTGACGGACCTCGAGGCGGACCGTTTCCTCTTTAACGAGCGGACCGACTTCCCCTGGGGGTACGCCGAGGTCCAGGCCCGTCCCTTATCCATCGCGCTTGACGGATGGCGTTTCGCGGAGGAGGACGGGCGTTTCATCTTGCGGGCCGGCGCGCTGGAGCTGGTACTCACCCCGGAAAAACCCCCGGTGGTGCACCCGCCCGGCTACTCCGGCACCGCCCAGACCGGCCGGATGTACTACACCTCCTACACCCGCGTCCGCCTCGAGGGGCGCTGGGGCGCGCGCCCCTTGGCCGGCGTGGCCTGGATGGACCACCAGTGGGGCGTGCAACGATCCGGTACAGCAGCGACGTGGGACTGGTTCGGCCTGCACCTTAGCGACGGATCGGAGGTCATGCTCTACCGGGTGAAGGACGCCGCTGGGCGGGTGGTGCAGCTCGCGGGCAGCCGGGTGGACGCGAACGGGAGAGTCCAGGCCCTCGAGGGGCTCGAGATGCGCCCCTTGACGCGCTGGGCCTCGCCTAGCGGGCGCGTGTACGTGGTGGGCTGGCGGGTCCTTGCGCGGGGGTTGGACCTCGTGCTCCGGCCCGAGCGGCTCGAGCAGGAGATCCTGAGCCGGACCACGCGGGTGGCCTACTGGGAGGGGCCGGTGGTGGGGGAGGGAGCCTGGAACGGCACGCGGGTGCGGGCCTGGGGGATGGGAGAGTTTGTGGCGGGGTCCTATGATCCGTCGGCAATGCCTCTTTTCGGGGATGCCCCCTAA
- the trpC gene encoding indole-3-glycerol phosphate synthase TrpC, giving the protein MIPDLGRVPGVLGEIARRRLADVLRGLEAGEAPEPEALPPAPSFRAALEAPGLSLIAEVKRKSPSQGDIAPLDATKVAQAYAQGGARAISVLTEPHYFAGSDEDLIRVRRAVGLPVLRKDFTVHPAQVRQARRLGASAVLLIVAVLGERTGAYLELARKEGVEALVEVHDARELEIALEAGAGIVGINNRDLTTLEVNLDTAPRLGRLARGRGFDGVLVAESGYARAEELRSLKGLFDGVLVGTSLARSGRWREAVAALLG; this is encoded by the coding sequence ATGATTCCGGATCTTGGACGGGTACCGGGCGTGCTGGGGGAGATCGCCCGCCGCCGTTTGGCGGACGTGCTGCGCGGTTTGGAAGCGGGAGAGGCGCCGGAACCGGAGGCCCTCCCGCCAGCTCCTTCCTTCCGCGCGGCCCTCGAGGCCCCCGGGCTTTCCTTGATCGCCGAGGTGAAGCGGAAGAGCCCTTCCCAAGGGGATATCGCGCCTTTGGATGCGACCAAGGTGGCGCAGGCCTACGCGCAGGGCGGGGCCCGCGCGATCAGCGTTTTGACCGAGCCCCATTACTTCGCGGGTTCGGACGAGGACCTGATCCGGGTGCGACGGGCGGTCGGGCTTCCGGTGCTGCGGAAGGACTTTACGGTCCACCCTGCCCAGGTCCGGCAGGCGCGGCGCTTGGGGGCCTCGGCTGTGCTGCTCATCGTGGCGGTCCTGGGGGAGCGGACGGGCGCGTACCTGGAGCTGGCGCGGAAGGAAGGCGTGGAGGCGCTGGTTGAGGTGCACGACGCGCGCGAGCTGGAGATCGCCCTCGAGGCCGGGGCCGGGATCGTGGGGATTAATAATCGGGACCTGACGACGCTCGAGGTGAACCTGGATACCGCGCCGCGCCTGGGCCGTTTGGCGCGCGGGCGGGGGTTTGACGGGGTGCTGGTGGCCGAGTCGGGGTACGCGCGCGCCGAGGAGCTCCGCTCCCTTAAGGGCTTGTTCGATGGGGTGCTGGTGGGCACTTCGCTCGCGCGGAGCGGCCGCTGGCGCGAGGCGGTCGCGGCGTTATTGGGTTAG
- a CDS encoding TatD family hydrolase, with protein MTDTHAHLDWLEDPEAAIESAAHFRAILTVGTNPERSERNLRIAERYPNVYVAVGLHPTEAEAFDEDVRVRLRELSQHPKVRAIGESGLDYYWDAASSEKQYQALDFQAELAEERGVPLVFHVRSKKGEDQAERELVAWLAFNRPKRFVLHAFGGHPELVRVGLELGGAFSFAGNLTYKKNEALREAARALPEDRILVETDSPFLPPQPKRGQKNQPAYVRYTLETLAAARGETLEALERVTDENAERVFNWEGQA; from the coding sequence ATGACCGATACGCACGCCCACCTTGACTGGTTGGAGGACCCGGAAGCTGCGATCGAGTCCGCCGCGCACTTCCGGGCGATTCTCACCGTGGGCACGAACCCCGAACGGTCGGAGCGGAACCTGCGGATCGCGGAGCGGTACCCGAACGTCTACGTCGCGGTGGGGTTACACCCGACCGAGGCCGAAGCGTTCGATGAGGACGTGCGGGTGCGGCTTCGGGAGCTCAGCCAGCACCCGAAGGTCCGCGCGATCGGGGAGAGCGGGCTGGACTACTACTGGGACGCGGCCTCGAGCGAGAAGCAGTACCAGGCCCTGGATTTCCAGGCCGAGCTCGCCGAGGAGCGCGGCGTGCCCCTGGTCTTCCACGTGCGCAGCAAGAAGGGGGAGGACCAGGCCGAGCGCGAGCTCGTCGCGTGGCTGGCGTTTAACCGCCCCAAGCGGTTCGTGCTTCACGCGTTCGGGGGGCACCCGGAGCTTGTGCGGGTGGGGCTCGAGCTCGGCGGGGCGTTTAGCTTCGCGGGGAATCTCACCTACAAGAAGAACGAGGCGCTGCGCGAAGCGGCGCGGGCGCTGCCTGAGGACCGGATCCTCGTTGAGACGGACAGCCCCTTCCTGCCGCCCCAGCCCAAGCGGGGGCAGAAGAACCAGCCGGCCTACGTGCGCTACACCCTCGAGACGCTCGCCGCAGCGCGGGGCGAAACGCTGGAGGCGTTGGAGCGGGTTACGGACGAGAACGCCGAACGGGTGTTTAATTGGGAGGGGCAGGCATGA
- a CDS encoding aminoacyl-tRNA deacylase: protein MLEDPLTRVREALEALGLAHERVELQASGKTARQAAQALGVPLEQIVKSLVFTVDARPVLVLVAGHHRVDPERFAQTVGAREARPAAPEVVAAVTGFPTGAVPPVGLREPLPVYMDRALLAQPMVWASAGTPRHMMRLDPKALSRALGAVVLEVA, encoded by the coding sequence ATGCTGGAGGACCCTCTCACGCGGGTGCGGGAGGCCCTCGAGGCCCTGGGGCTCGCGCACGAGCGCGTGGAGCTCCAGGCCTCGGGCAAGACCGCGCGCCAAGCGGCCCAGGCGCTCGGGGTGCCCCTCGAGCAGATCGTGAAGAGCCTGGTCTTTACCGTGGATGCGCGACCGGTCCTGGTGCTCGTCGCGGGACACCACCGGGTGGACCCCGAGCGCTTCGCGCAGACCGTCGGGGCGCGCGAGGCGCGCCCGGCCGCACCGGAGGTGGTCGCGGCCGTGACGGGCTTCCCGACCGGCGCGGTGCCGCCGGTCGGGCTGCGGGAGCCGCTGCCCGTCTACATGGACCGCGCGCTGTTGGCCCAGCCGATGGTCTGGGCCTCTGCGGGGACGCCCCGCCACATGATGCGCCTGGACCCGAAGGCGTTATCCCGCGCGCTCGGCGCGGTGGTGTTGGAGGTAGCGTGA
- the aspS gene encoding aspartate--tRNA(Asn) ligase produces MQRILVQDLPQHVGERVTLMGWLHWRRDLGGIQFVLLRDRSGVVQVVLPGGGKLPLQESSIRVTGTVVESDKAPGGLEVHAEGLEVLSPATAPTPVEIPKEEWRANPETLLEYRYVTLRGEKARAPLQVQAALVRGFRKYLDAAGFTEVYTPKIVQAGAEGGTNLFPVEYFEQRAYLAQSPQLYKQILVGVYERVYEVAPVWRAEEHATSRHLNEYLSLDVEMGFIESHEEVMRLETELIRAMLEEARASAERALRLLGVELPPVPKEIPVLEHQEARRIVKEELGIGVGTDLNDEAERALGAYVRERYGTDWVFVHRYPESVRPFYTHPDPERPGLTRSFDLLFRGLEVTSGGQRIHRYEDLVESLQRHGLDPQAFRGYLEVFKYGMPPHGGFAIGAERLTQKLLGLPNVRYARAFPRDRHRLAP; encoded by the coding sequence ATGCAGCGCATACTCGTTCAAGACCTACCGCAGCACGTGGGAGAACGCGTGACGCTCATGGGTTGGCTGCACTGGCGGCGCGACCTCGGCGGGATCCAGTTCGTCCTGCTCCGCGACCGCAGCGGCGTGGTTCAGGTGGTGCTCCCCGGCGGCGGGAAACTACCCTTGCAGGAGTCCAGCATTCGCGTCACGGGCACGGTCGTGGAAAGCGACAAGGCCCCGGGGGGCCTCGAGGTGCACGCCGAAGGCCTCGAGGTTCTCTCCCCCGCAACGGCACCCACCCCGGTCGAGATTCCTAAGGAGGAGTGGCGCGCGAACCCCGAGACCCTGCTCGAGTACCGGTACGTCACGCTGCGCGGGGAGAAGGCCCGCGCCCCCCTCCAGGTGCAGGCCGCGCTCGTGCGGGGGTTCCGGAAGTACCTGGACGCCGCCGGGTTCACCGAGGTCTACACCCCTAAGATCGTCCAGGCCGGAGCGGAGGGCGGCACGAACCTCTTTCCCGTGGAGTACTTCGAGCAACGCGCTTACCTCGCGCAATCCCCCCAGCTCTACAAGCAGATCCTGGTGGGCGTGTACGAACGCGTGTACGAGGTCGCACCGGTTTGGCGGGCCGAGGAGCACGCCACCAGCCGCCACCTGAACGAGTACCTCTCCCTCGACGTGGAGATGGGCTTCATCGAGTCCCACGAGGAGGTGATGCGGCTGGAAACCGAACTGATCCGGGCGATGCTCGAGGAGGCCCGGGCGAGTGCGGAGCGCGCGCTGCGCTTGCTGGGCGTCGAGCTGCCTCCCGTCCCTAAGGAGATCCCCGTGCTCGAGCATCAGGAGGCGCGCCGCATCGTGAAGGAGGAGCTGGGCATCGGGGTGGGCACGGACCTCAACGACGAGGCGGAACGCGCTTTGGGTGCGTACGTCAGGGAGCGGTACGGCACGGACTGGGTGTTCGTGCACCGGTACCCCGAGTCCGTCCGGCCCTTCTACACGCACCCGGACCCGGAGCGGCCCGGCCTGACGCGGAGCTTTGACCTCTTGTTCCGGGGGCTGGAGGTCACCTCGGGCGGCCAGCGCATCCACCGGTACGAGGACCTGGTGGAAAGCCTCCAGCGTCACGGGCTGGATCCCCAGGCGTTCCGGGGGTACCTCGAGGTGTTCAAGTACGGGATGCCGCCGCACGGCGGGTTCGCGATCGGGGCGGAGCGTTTGACACAGAAGTTGCTGGGCTTGCCGAACGTGCGCTATGCGCGCGCCTTTCCGCGCGACCGGCACCGCCTAGCGCCGTAA
- a CDS encoding phosphoglucomutase/phosphomannomutase family protein: MSEIRFGTDGWRDVIAENYTFANVARVAQAYADYLVETGGKRVVVGYDTRFLSDAFARTAAEVLAANGLEVFLAKRYTPTPATSFAVTHLEADGGVMITASHNPPQYNGFKIKGPYGGSATPEIVKAVEARLGRREPQTFDPAKHKIELFDVRKAYYDHLAQRLDLGALKAYEGVLYHDAMGGAAGGWLAGFAKHAGLSLEVRELHAVPNPMFYGVNPEPLPQNLGTLRAVMGAESAPVFAVVTDGDADRLGAVLAGGRFFNSHQIFAVMLKHLHRKGLRGRVVKTFSVSRIIELLGAKLGLEVETTPIGFKYITDAFLKGGVLMGGEESGGIGVSYHLPERDGIFNSLLLLESLVHTGKDIGEQFAEIEAEVGFTHFYDRLDLHLPSLEEKDRVMARLKDPVPLAGLEVERVEDLDGYKWHLAGGAWVLFRPSGTEPVLRVYCEAPEEGVVKAVLQEARQLIGF, from the coding sequence ATGAGTGAGATTCGGTTCGGCACGGACGGGTGGCGCGACGTCATCGCCGAGAACTACACCTTCGCTAACGTCGCTCGCGTAGCCCAAGCGTACGCCGATTACCTCGTGGAAACCGGCGGCAAGCGCGTCGTGGTGGGGTACGACACCCGCTTCCTCTCCGACGCGTTCGCCCGAACGGCCGCCGAGGTCCTAGCCGCGAACGGCCTCGAGGTCTTCCTCGCGAAGCGCTACACCCCCACCCCCGCCACCTCCTTCGCGGTGACGCACCTCGAGGCGGACGGCGGGGTGATGATCACCGCCTCGCACAACCCCCCCCAGTACAACGGCTTCAAGATCAAAGGGCCCTACGGGGGCTCCGCCACGCCGGAGATCGTGAAGGCGGTCGAGGCCCGGCTGGGCCGGCGCGAACCCCAGACCTTTGATCCCGCGAAGCACAAGATCGAGCTGTTCGACGTGCGCAAGGCGTACTACGACCACCTGGCCCAACGGCTCGACCTGGGGGCCCTCAAGGCCTACGAGGGCGTGCTGTACCACGACGCGATGGGCGGCGCGGCCGGCGGGTGGCTCGCCGGGTTCGCCAAGCACGCCGGGCTTTCCCTCGAGGTCCGGGAGCTGCACGCCGTGCCCAACCCCATGTTCTACGGCGTGAACCCCGAGCCCCTCCCACAGAACCTCGGCACGCTCCGCGCGGTGATGGGGGCGGAGTCCGCGCCGGTGTTCGCCGTGGTCACGGACGGGGACGCGGACCGGCTGGGCGCGGTCCTCGCCGGGGGGCGGTTCTTCAACAGCCACCAGATCTTCGCCGTGATGCTCAAGCACCTCCACCGCAAGGGACTGCGCGGCCGGGTGGTGAAGACCTTCTCCGTCTCCCGCATCATCGAGCTATTGGGGGCCAAACTTGGCCTGGAGGTCGAAACCACCCCCATCGGGTTCAAGTACATCACGGACGCCTTCCTAAAAGGCGGGGTCCTGATGGGCGGGGAGGAGTCCGGAGGGATCGGGGTCTCGTACCACCTCCCCGAACGCGACGGGATCTTCAACAGCCTGCTCCTCCTGGAGTCCCTCGTGCACACCGGCAAGGACATCGGCGAGCAGTTCGCGGAGATCGAAGCGGAGGTAGGGTTCACGCACTTCTATGACCGGCTGGACCTGCACCTGCCGAGCCTCGAGGAAAAGGACCGCGTCATGGCACGGCTCAAGGACCCCGTGCCGCTCGCGGGCCTCGAGGTGGAGCGGGTCGAGGACCTCGACGGGTACAAGTGGCACCTCGCGGGCGGCGCGTGGGTCTTGTTCCGCCCCTCGGGGACCGAGCCGGTCCTGCGCGTTTACTGCGAGGCGCCCGAGGAAGGCGTGGTGAAGGCGGTGCTGCAGGAGGCCCGCCAACTCATCGGGTTCTGA